One genomic segment of Rhizobium gallicum bv. gallicum R602sp includes these proteins:
- the accC gene encoding acetyl-CoA carboxylase biotin carboxylase subunit translates to MVSKILIANRGEIALRVLRACKELGIPCVVVHSTADADAMHVRLADESVCIGPPPSRDSYLNIHQIVAACEITGADAVHPGYGFLSENAKFADILDAHDITFIGPTADHIRMMGDKITAKTTALELGIPVVPGSDGEVKTEEDAIKTAALIGYPVLIKATAGGGGRGMKVAKSEADLIEAWSTARAEAAAAFGNDAVYMEKYLGKPRHIEIQVFGDGEGNAIHLGERDCSLQRRHQKVWEEANSPALNVEQRMKIGQICADAMKKLKYRGAGTIEFLYENGEFYFIEMNTRLQVEHPITEAITGIDLVHEQIRVASGRGLSVTQEEVTFEGHAIECRINAEDPRTFVPSPGTITHFHAPGGLGVRIDSGAYQGYKIPPYYDSLIGKLIVHGRTRVECMMRLRRALDEFVVDGIKTTLPLFQDLVSNQDIANGDYDIHWLEHYLANHPA, encoded by the coding sequence ATGGTCTCCAAAATCCTCATAGCCAATCGCGGGGAAATCGCGCTACGCGTGCTGCGCGCCTGCAAGGAGCTCGGCATTCCCTGCGTCGTGGTTCACTCCACCGCCGATGCCGATGCCATGCATGTGCGCCTTGCCGACGAGAGCGTCTGCATTGGCCCGCCGCCCTCGCGCGATAGCTATCTGAACATCCATCAGATCGTTGCCGCCTGCGAAATCACCGGTGCGGATGCCGTGCATCCGGGCTATGGCTTCCTTTCGGAAAATGCCAAGTTCGCGGACATCCTCGATGCCCACGACATCACCTTTATCGGGCCGACGGCGGACCATATCCGCATGATGGGCGACAAGATCACCGCCAAGACGACCGCGCTGGAACTCGGAATCCCGGTTGTTCCAGGCTCGGACGGCGAAGTGAAGACCGAGGAAGATGCGATCAAGACGGCAGCCTTGATCGGCTATCCGGTTCTCATCAAGGCAACGGCAGGCGGCGGCGGCCGCGGCATGAAGGTCGCAAAATCCGAGGCCGACCTCATCGAGGCTTGGTCGACGGCACGCGCGGAAGCGGCGGCGGCCTTCGGCAACGACGCCGTCTACATGGAAAAGTATCTCGGCAAGCCGCGCCACATCGAAATCCAGGTGTTTGGCGACGGTGAAGGCAATGCCATCCACCTTGGCGAACGTGACTGCTCGCTACAGCGCCGTCACCAGAAAGTCTGGGAAGAGGCAAACTCGCCGGCGCTCAACGTCGAGCAGCGCATGAAGATCGGCCAGATCTGCGCCGACGCCATGAAGAAGCTGAAGTATCGCGGCGCCGGCACGATCGAATTCCTCTACGAAAACGGCGAATTCTATTTCATCGAAATGAACACCCGCCTGCAGGTGGAGCATCCGATCACCGAAGCGATCACCGGCATCGATCTCGTGCACGAGCAGATCCGCGTCGCCTCCGGCCGCGGCCTCTCCGTCACGCAGGAAGAGGTCACCTTCGAGGGGCACGCCATCGAATGCCGCATCAATGCCGAGGACCCGCGCACTTTCGTGCCTTCGCCCGGCACGATCACGCATTTCCATGCGCCGGGCGGCCTCGGTGTGCGCATCGATAGCGGCGCCTATCAGGGCTACAAGATCCCGCCCTACTATGATAGCCTCATCGGCAAGCTCATCGTGCATGGACGTACCCGCGTCGAATGCATGATGCGTCTGCGCCGTGCTCTTGACGAATTCGTCGTCGACGGCATCAAGACGACGCTACCACTGTTCCAGGATCTCGTGTCCAATCAGGATATCGCCAACGGCGACTATGATATCCACTGGCTGGAACACTACCTGGCCAACCATCCGGCTTAA
- the accB gene encoding acetyl-CoA carboxylase biotin carboxyl carrier protein, translating into MAETKKGIDQALIRDLANILNDTDLTEIEVEQDDLRIRVSRAGNTHYVQAPIGVPAYAAAASSATAPQPASAAPAAAVRNPANTVNAPMVGTVYMAPAPGARAFIEVGATVKEGQTLLIIEAMKTMNQIPSPKSGKVTEILVEDGQPVEYGQLLVVIE; encoded by the coding sequence ATGGCTGAGACGAAAAAAGGTATCGATCAGGCGCTGATCCGCGATCTCGCAAACATCCTCAACGACACGGACCTGACGGAGATCGAGGTCGAGCAGGACGATCTGCGTATTCGCGTTTCGCGCGCCGGCAACACGCATTATGTCCAGGCGCCGATTGGTGTTCCTGCCTATGCTGCAGCCGCTTCTTCCGCAACCGCACCGCAGCCTGCTTCTGCTGCTCCGGCCGCCGCAGTGCGTAACCCGGCCAACACCGTCAACGCGCCGATGGTCGGCACTGTCTACATGGCTCCGGCTCCAGGCGCCCGTGCATTCATCGAAGTCGGCGCGACCGTGAAGGAAGGCCAAACGCTTCTCATCATCGAAGCAATGAAGACGATGAACCAGATCCCATCTCCGAAGTCCGGTAAGGTCACGGAGATCCTCGTCGAGGATGGTCAGCCCGTCGAATACGGCCAACTCCTCGTCGTCATCGAATAA
- the aroQ gene encoding type II 3-dehydroquinate dehydratase — MTQTIFVLNGPNLNLLGTREPGIYGGKTLKDIETDCKAAGGELGLEIDFRQSNHEGVLIDWLHEANGKAAGVMLNAGAYTHTSLALHDAIRAISIPVVELHITNVHAREEFRHKSLIAPAVKGVICGFGPHSYILALHALKNLTA; from the coding sequence ATGACGCAGACCATTTTCGTCCTGAACGGACCTAACCTGAATTTGCTGGGCACCAGAGAGCCCGGCATTTACGGCGGAAAGACGCTCAAGGATATCGAGACGGATTGCAAGGCGGCGGGCGGCGAGCTCGGCTTGGAGATCGACTTCCGCCAGAGCAATCATGAAGGCGTCCTCATCGACTGGCTCCACGAGGCAAACGGCAAGGCGGCGGGCGTCATGCTCAATGCCGGCGCCTACACGCACACCTCGCTCGCACTGCACGATGCAATCCGCGCTATTTCCATTCCGGTGGTGGAACTCCATATCACCAACGTTCATGCTCGCGAAGAATTTCGCCACAAGTCGTTGATTGCGCCCGCTGTGAAGGGTGTCATCTGCGGTTTTGGCCCCCATAGCTATATCCTGGCGCTCCACGCGCTGAAGAACCTCACGGCATAA
- a CDS encoding DsbA family protein — MTFFPKAFTTLALAASVALPLPAAALDDAQKKEFGAFIKEYLIQNPEIMIDVQNALQKKQEEARLVKANRAIEDNEKEIFDAKYDATIGNPKGDVTIVEFFDYNCGYCRHALSDMQTMLEKDKNVRFVLKELPILGPESAAAHKVSDAFRKLAPEKYGEFHIALLGSDGRADEEKALGVAESLGVSKEKILAEMKKSPSDESVQKTYQLAQNLGITGTPSYVIGNELVQGAVGFDDLEAKVKNMRACGKTSC, encoded by the coding sequence ATGACCTTCTTCCCGAAAGCCTTCACCACACTTGCGCTCGCAGCGAGCGTTGCCCTGCCCCTTCCGGCGGCAGCCCTCGATGACGCGCAGAAGAAGGAGTTCGGCGCGTTCATCAAGGAATACCTCATCCAGAACCCCGAGATCATGATTGACGTTCAAAACGCCCTCCAGAAGAAGCAGGAAGAGGCTCGCCTCGTGAAAGCCAACAGGGCGATCGAAGACAACGAGAAGGAAATCTTCGACGCGAAATACGACGCGACCATCGGCAATCCGAAGGGCGACGTCACGATCGTCGAGTTCTTCGACTACAATTGCGGTTATTGCCGCCACGCTCTTTCAGACATGCAGACCATGCTCGAAAAAGACAAGAACGTCCGTTTCGTGCTGAAGGAACTTCCGATCCTCGGGCCGGAATCGGCTGCCGCCCACAAGGTCTCGGACGCCTTCCGCAAGCTTGCGCCTGAAAAATACGGCGAGTTCCACATCGCCCTGCTCGGCAGCGATGGACGGGCTGATGAGGAGAAGGCTCTCGGCGTTGCGGAATCGCTCGGCGTCAGCAAGGAAAAGATCCTCGCGGAGATGAAGAAGAGCCCGAGTGACGAGAGCGTTCAGAAGACCTATCAGCTTGCCCAGAACCTCGGCATCACCGGCACGCCATCCTATGTAATCGGCAACGAGCTGGTGCAGGGCGCGGTCGGCTTCGACGACCTGGAGGCCAAGGTCAAGAACATGCGCGCCTGCGGCAAGACGAGCTGCTGA
- a CDS encoding pyridoxal phosphate-dependent aminotransferase: protein MFSISRRSEVEPFHAMDVLAEATRRRASGHPVISMAVGQPSHPTPQAALDAARAALAKGRIGYTDALGTARLKQALAEHYRDRHGLDIDPLRIAITTGSSAGFNLAFLSLFDAGDAVAIARPGYPAYRNILAALGLKIIEVPVTAETHFTLTPESLEAAQQEGGVRLKGVLLASPANPTGTVTGREGLKTLGDYCAANSIAFISDEIYHGLTFAGEETSALELTGEAVVINSFSKYYCMTGWRIGWMVLPERLVRTIERVAQSLYISPPELSQIAATAALNATAELDLYRASYARNRDFLMRRLPEIGLSIASPMDGAFYAYVDVTRFTNDSMAFAKRMLAEIDVAATPGFDFDPLEGNRTMRMSYAGSEAEIAEAVERIGVWLK from the coding sequence TTGTTTTCCATATCGAGACGCAGCGAAGTCGAACCCTTCCACGCCATGGACGTGCTCGCCGAGGCGACCAGACGGCGCGCAAGCGGTCATCCGGTCATTTCGATGGCGGTCGGCCAGCCTTCCCATCCGACGCCGCAGGCAGCGCTCGATGCGGCACGCGCAGCGCTCGCCAAGGGCAGGATCGGCTATACCGACGCCCTCGGCACCGCACGGCTGAAGCAAGCGCTGGCTGAGCACTACCGCGACCGGCACGGGCTTGACATCGACCCGCTGCGGATCGCCATCACCACCGGCTCGTCTGCGGGCTTCAACCTTGCCTTTCTTTCGCTCTTCGATGCCGGCGATGCCGTGGCGATCGCCAGGCCCGGTTATCCGGCCTATCGCAACATCCTCGCCGCGCTCGGCTTGAAGATTATTGAAGTGCCGGTGACGGCCGAGACGCATTTCACGCTGACGCCGGAAAGCCTGGAGGCGGCGCAGCAGGAAGGCGGCGTCAGGCTGAAAGGCGTGCTGCTCGCAAGCCCGGCCAATCCGACGGGCACGGTGACGGGCAGGGAGGGGCTGAAGACGCTCGGCGATTATTGCGCCGCCAACTCGATCGCCTTCATCTCCGACGAAATCTACCACGGGCTGACATTCGCCGGCGAGGAGACGAGTGCGCTGGAGCTGACCGGCGAGGCGGTCGTCATCAACTCCTTCTCGAAATATTATTGCATGACCGGCTGGCGCATCGGCTGGATGGTGTTGCCGGAGCGTCTGGTCCGGACGATCGAGCGCGTGGCGCAAAGCCTCTACATCTCGCCGCCGGAGCTTTCCCAGATCGCCGCGACGGCGGCACTCAACGCAACGGCGGAGCTCGATCTCTATAGGGCAAGCTATGCCAGGAACCGTGATTTCCTGATGCGGCGTCTTCCCGAGATCGGACTTTCGATCGCTTCGCCCATGGACGGCGCCTTCTATGCCTATGTCGACGTCACCCGCTTCACCAATGACAGCATGGCCTTCGCCAAGCGCATGCTGGCGGAAATCGATGTCGCCGCCACGCCCGGCTTCGACTTCGATCCCTTGGAAGGGAACCGGACGATGCGCATGTCCTATGCGGGCTCCGAGGCCGAGATCGCCGAGGCGGTGGAGCGCATCGGCGTCTGGCTGAAATAG
- a CDS encoding Rne/Rng family ribonuclease encodes MADKMLIDASHEEETRVVVVRGNRIEEFDFESQHKKQIRGNIYLAKVTRVEPSLQAAFVDYGGNRHGFLAFAEIHPDYYQIPLADRQALLRAEAEEHRRDDDVEHVETAPVSDLSTQEQPDVGIVPKQEPAAEEVSEDAAPVEASAPAAEEAPVKKAKPRRSRKKAVETTATEDAVPTDVEAPSASVVDNDDEGPVGGSMAAAVETDSISEDVDSRRRGNDDDDDDDHEEEVIESVGAEDAMEEVPDRVQRKPRKQYRIQEVIKRRQILLVQVAKEERGNKGAALTTYLSLAGRYSVLMPNTARGGGISRKITNPQDRKRLKEIARMLEVPQGMGVILRTAGANRTKVEVKRDFEYLMRLWENVRTLTLASTAPCLVYEEGSLIKRSIRDLYNKDISEIIVSGEEGYREAKDFMKMLMPSHAKVVQPYRDIHPIFSRSGIEAQLDRMLQPQVTLKSGGYLIMNQTEALVSIDVNSGRSTREHSIEDTALQTNLEAADEVARQLRLRDLAGLIVIDFIDMEEKRNNRAVEKKLKECLKNDRARIQVGRISHFGLLEMSRQRIRASVLESTTQVCSHCGGTGHVRSQSSVALHVLRGIEEYLLKNTTHDITVRTTPEIALYLLNHKRQSIVDYETRFGVAIVVDADSAVGSQHFAIDRGEPVENPVKIETLFNFAAIPDDDDEDIVIETEEEEDEELEEKPAAVERAPQQRAEGDGEGSRKRKRRRRRRGRNGAGEQIAAQDTVSGETGNEDEGDEEGSEGDDIAAAASETGAESEESQRRKRRRRGKRGGRRNREEGEELSAGAEAVDENAADAGDGTEAETQAEIVEAVAEEAVEGQPAMAAIESGAFVTEAKPAKGRSRRKAAASPVEEPVAEAVPAEAETAEAYADLATPAEDEAKPVRANRESNISSSATPTVKSTRTEPAEADNDGKPKKAGWWQRRGFF; translated from the coding sequence ATGGCAGACAAAATGCTTATCGACGCGTCTCACGAGGAAGAGACACGTGTCGTTGTCGTTCGCGGGAACCGTATAGAAGAATTTGACTTCGAGTCGCAGCACAAGAAGCAGATACGCGGCAACATCTATCTCGCAAAAGTAACGAGGGTCGAACCCTCGCTGCAGGCCGCTTTCGTCGATTACGGCGGGAACCGGCACGGCTTCCTGGCCTTTGCCGAAATCCATCCCGACTATTACCAGATCCCGCTGGCCGACCGTCAGGCTCTGCTTCGCGCCGAGGCCGAGGAGCACCGCCGAGACGACGATGTCGAGCATGTCGAAACGGCGCCGGTGAGCGACCTGTCGACCCAGGAGCAGCCCGACGTCGGCATCGTGCCGAAGCAAGAGCCCGCCGCCGAAGAGGTTTCCGAAGACGCCGCTCCGGTTGAGGCAAGCGCTCCGGCCGCCGAAGAGGCCCCGGTCAAGAAGGCCAAGCCGCGCCGCAGCCGCAAGAAGGCCGTCGAAACCACCGCAACCGAAGATGCCGTCCCGACCGATGTCGAAGCACCTTCGGCCTCCGTCGTCGACAATGATGACGAAGGCCCCGTCGGCGGCAGCATGGCTGCTGCTGTCGAGACCGACTCGATCTCCGAAGACGTGGATTCGCGCCGGCGCGGCAATGACGACGATGACGACGACGACCATGAAGAGGAAGTGATCGAATCCGTCGGCGCCGAAGACGCGATGGAAGAGGTTCCCGACCGCGTGCAGCGCAAGCCGCGCAAGCAGTACCGCATTCAGGAAGTCATCAAGCGCCGCCAGATCCTGCTTGTGCAGGTCGCCAAGGAAGAGCGTGGCAACAAGGGCGCGGCCCTCACCACCTATCTCTCGCTCGCGGGCCGCTACTCCGTTCTGATGCCGAACACGGCTCGCGGCGGCGGCATTTCCCGCAAGATCACCAATCCGCAGGACCGCAAGCGTCTCAAGGAAATCGCCCGGATGCTCGAAGTCCCGCAGGGCATGGGCGTCATCCTGCGCACGGCCGGCGCCAACCGCACCAAGGTCGAGGTCAAGCGCGACTTCGAATATCTGATGCGCCTGTGGGAAAACGTCCGCACGCTGACGCTCGCATCCACCGCGCCCTGCCTCGTCTATGAGGAAGGCTCGCTCATCAAGCGCTCGATCCGCGACCTCTACAACAAGGACATCAGCGAAATCATCGTTTCCGGCGAGGAAGGCTATCGTGAAGCGAAAGACTTCATGAAGATGCTGATGCCGAGCCACGCCAAGGTGGTTCAGCCCTACCGCGACATCCATCCGATCTTCTCGCGCTCCGGCATCGAGGCCCAACTCGACCGCATGCTGCAGCCGCAGGTGACGCTGAAGTCCGGCGGCTACCTGATCATGAACCAGACGGAAGCGCTCGTTTCGATCGACGTCAACTCCGGCCGCTCGACGCGTGAACATTCGATCGAGGACACGGCACTCCAGACGAATCTCGAGGCTGCCGATGAAGTCGCCCGTCAGCTTCGCCTGCGTGACCTTGCCGGTCTCATCGTCATCGACTTCATCGACATGGAAGAGAAGCGCAACAACCGCGCCGTCGAGAAGAAGCTGAAGGAATGCCTGAAGAACGACCGTGCCCGCATCCAGGTCGGCCGCATCTCGCATTTCGGCCTGCTCGAAATGTCCCGCCAGCGCATCCGCGCTTCCGTGCTTGAATCCACGACCCAGGTCTGCTCGCATTGCGGCGGTACCGGCCATGTGCGCTCGCAGTCCTCCGTCGCGCTGCATGTGCTGCGCGGAATCGAGGAATACCTGCTGAAGAACACGACGCACGACATCACTGTGCGCACCACGCCGGAAATCGCGCTCTACCTGCTCAACCACAAGCGCCAGTCGATCGTCGATTATGAAACCCGCTTCGGCGTCGCGATCGTCGTCGATGCCGATAGCGCAGTCGGCTCGCAGCATTTCGCGATCGATCGGGGCGAACCGGTCGAAAATCCGGTCAAGATCGAAACCCTCTTCAACTTCGCAGCCATCCCTGACGATGACGACGAAGATATCGTCATCGAGACGGAGGAGGAAGAAGACGAGGAGCTTGAAGAAAAGCCCGCAGCCGTCGAGCGCGCGCCTCAGCAGCGCGCCGAAGGTGATGGCGAAGGCAGCCGGAAGCGCAAGCGCCGCCGCCGCCGCCGTGGCCGCAATGGTGCCGGTGAGCAGATCGCCGCCCAGGATACCGTTTCCGGCGAAACCGGAAACGAGGATGAAGGCGACGAGGAAGGTAGCGAGGGCGATGATATAGCCGCAGCAGCCTCCGAAACGGGGGCTGAAAGCGAAGAATCCCAGCGCCGCAAACGCCGGCGCCGCGGCAAACGTGGCGGGCGCCGCAACCGCGAGGAAGGCGAAGAACTGAGCGCCGGCGCTGAAGCCGTCGACGAAAACGCCGCTGATGCCGGGGATGGCACCGAGGCCGAAACGCAGGCTGAGATCGTCGAGGCCGTTGCCGAAGAAGCCGTCGAGGGCCAGCCGGCGATGGCAGCCATCGAGTCGGGCGCATTTGTCACGGAAGCAAAGCCCGCCAAGGGCCGCAGCCGCCGCAAGGCCGCCGCGTCTCCCGTCGAAGAACCGGTTGCCGAAGCCGTACCTGCGGAAGCCGAAACGGCCGAAGCCTACGCCGACCTCGCGACTCCGGCAGAGGACGAAGCCAAGCCGGTCCGCGCCAACCGCGAATCGAACATCTCCTCTTCGGCGACCCCGACGGTCAAATCCACACGCACCGAGCCCGCCGAGGCCGACAATGACGGCAAGCCGAAGAAAGCCGGCTGGTGGCAACGCCGCGGCTTCTTCTGA
- a CDS encoding N-acetylmuramoyl-L-alanine amidase has product MTDRVCGRLFKRVRPAAGKSGKRKVRFVGVLAAAAFSLQAIIALAADPKKPEALLAYGARIIGDDARTRVVIDFDRQPSFSVHYIANPERIVVDLPATAFGFQAKDLAARGLFKDIRYGTMDEGSARIVLSAVKPVKLATAKVQADEDGRGYRLVLDAEMTGKEEFAALVKAQSWSDPADRPQPANAMPAPEAAKPGDFIIAVDAGHGGIDTGAIGVDTKTEEKQVTLAFAKALTDRLNREHGIKAFLTRSEDEFLSLAERVQIARQNHAGLFISLHADTLKQKDIRGATVYTISDKASDKLAADLAERENLSDQIAGKETAAEPPEVADILLDLTRRETQAFSISLAESVLGSFKDQISTINNPHRHAGFQVLRAPDVPSILLELGFLSNAEDEKLLLDEKWRVKIAELLTDAVKRYRSSVVANGG; this is encoded by the coding sequence ATGACAGATAGGGTGTGCGGTCGATTGTTTAAGAGGGTGCGGCCCGCAGCGGGAAAATCCGGCAAGCGGAAGGTGAGATTCGTAGGCGTGCTCGCAGCGGCGGCGTTTTCGCTCCAGGCCATCATCGCGCTTGCCGCCGATCCGAAGAAGCCCGAGGCATTGCTTGCCTATGGCGCCCGCATCATCGGCGACGACGCCCGTACCCGCGTCGTCATCGATTTCGACCGGCAGCCGAGTTTTTCGGTCCACTATATCGCCAATCCCGAGCGCATCGTCGTCGATCTGCCGGCGACCGCTTTCGGATTCCAGGCCAAGGATCTGGCGGCGAGGGGGCTTTTCAAGGACATCCGCTACGGCACGATGGACGAAGGCAGCGCCCGCATCGTGCTGAGCGCCGTCAAGCCGGTGAAGCTGGCGACGGCCAAGGTGCAGGCCGACGAGGACGGTAGGGGCTACCGCCTCGTGCTCGATGCCGAGATGACCGGCAAGGAGGAGTTTGCAGCCCTCGTCAAGGCGCAGTCCTGGAGCGATCCGGCAGACCGTCCGCAACCGGCGAACGCAATGCCGGCGCCTGAGGCGGCAAAGCCCGGCGATTTCATCATTGCCGTCGACGCCGGCCATGGCGGCATCGATACCGGCGCGATCGGCGTCGATACCAAGACCGAGGAAAAGCAGGTGACGCTCGCCTTCGCCAAGGCGCTGACCGACCGGTTGAACCGCGAGCATGGCATCAAGGCGTTCCTCACCCGCAGCGAGGATGAATTCCTGTCGCTTGCCGAGCGCGTGCAGATCGCCAGGCAAAACCACGCTGGCCTCTTCATCTCGCTGCACGCCGATACGCTGAAGCAGAAGGATATCCGCGGCGCTACGGTTTATACGATCTCGGACAAGGCCTCCGACAAGCTTGCAGCCGATCTTGCCGAGCGCGAAAACCTGTCCGATCAGATCGCCGGCAAGGAAACCGCCGCCGAACCGCCGGAAGTGGCCGATATCCTGCTCGACCTGACGCGCCGCGAGACCCAGGCCTTCTCGATCTCGCTGGCCGAAAGCGTGCTCGGCTCCTTCAAGGATCAGATCAGTACGATCAACAACCCGCATCGGCACGCGGGCTTCCAGGTTCTGCGGGCGCCGGACGTGCCCTCGATCCTGCTCGAACTCGGCTTCCTTTCCAACGCGGAAGACGAAAAGCTGCTGCTCGACGAGAAATGGCGGGTGAAGATCGCCGAGCTGTTGACCGACGCCGTCAAGCGCTACCGCTCCTCCGTGGTTGCCAATGGCGGCTGA
- a CDS encoding penicillin-binding protein 1A — protein MIRLLGYFFGIACVLFLGAAAVVAVYLANVAKDLPDYAVLNSYAPPVTTRVHAGNGALMAEYAKEKRLFLPIQAIPDRVKAAFLSAEDKNFYNHPGVDLSGLARAIVVNLQNFGSGRRPVGASTITQQVAKNFLLTSDQTIDRKIKEAILSFRIEQAYSKDKILELYLNEIFFGLNSYGIAGAALTYFNKSVTELTVAEAAYLASLPKGPANYHPFRHPDAAVERRNWVIDRMVENGYVSQSDGAEAKKQLLGVTARSNGPSLFASDYFAEAVRRQLIGQYGEKALYEGGLSVRTSLDPQMQLAARKALQDGLTTYDERRGFHGPLKTIDTTADWGKALAEIPALSDVPEWRLAVVLAVSTESVDIGLQPARDGAGKAAAEREHGTIEANNMQWAYRSSTGERKTAKSPEGVLSPGDVVYVERLGNEGSTSYRLRQPPKVQGGLVAMDPKTGRVLAMAGGFSYGQSEFNRATQAMRQPGSSFKPFVYAAAMDNGYTPASVIMDAPIEVVSGGQVWRPENYGGEFNGPSTLRSGIEHSRNLMTVRLANDLGMNIVAEYAERFGIYDKMPALLAMSLGSGETTVLRMVSAYSVIANGGKQIKPTLIDRIQDRYGKTIFRHEERLCDSCNAGDWQNQEEPNIVDNREQVLDPMTAYQITSMMQGVITRGTAAGKIDLGERDVAGKTGTTNDEKDAWFVGFTPDLVAGLYMGFDNPAPLGRGGTGGGLSAPIFNEFMQAAVKDMPESKFVIPQGMNLIPIDRKTGMAAMEGDPNTIIEAFKPGTGPADSLSVIGMDSTMAPEEILKTSPQANQAVQSGAGGLY, from the coding sequence ATGATCAGACTTCTTGGATATTTCTTCGGAATTGCTTGCGTCCTGTTTCTCGGCGCTGCTGCCGTCGTTGCCGTCTACCTGGCAAACGTCGCGAAGGATCTCCCCGATTACGCCGTCCTGAACAGTTATGCGCCGCCGGTCACTACCCGCGTTCATGCCGGCAACGGCGCGCTGATGGCCGAATATGCCAAGGAGAAGCGTCTTTTCCTGCCGATCCAGGCGATCCCGGATCGCGTCAAGGCGGCCTTCCTTTCGGCTGAAGACAAGAATTTCTATAATCATCCCGGCGTCGACTTGAGCGGCCTTGCGCGCGCCATCGTCGTCAACTTGCAGAATTTCGGCTCCGGCCGCCGTCCGGTGGGCGCCTCGACGATCACCCAGCAGGTGGCGAAGAACTTCCTCCTGACATCGGACCAGACGATCGACCGCAAGATCAAGGAAGCGATCCTCTCCTTCCGCATCGAGCAGGCCTACAGCAAGGACAAGATCCTCGAGCTCTATCTGAACGAGATCTTCTTCGGCCTGAACTCCTACGGCATCGCCGGGGCAGCACTCACCTACTTCAACAAGTCGGTCACCGAACTCACCGTCGCCGAAGCCGCCTATCTCGCCTCGCTGCCGAAAGGCCCGGCAAACTATCATCCCTTCCGCCATCCGGATGCCGCGGTGGAGCGCCGCAACTGGGTCATCGACCGCATGGTCGAAAACGGCTATGTGAGCCAGAGCGACGGGGCGGAAGCCAAGAAGCAACTGCTCGGCGTGACCGCCCGCAGCAACGGCCCCTCGCTCTTTGCTTCGGATTACTTCGCCGAGGCTGTCCGTCGCCAGCTCATTGGCCAGTATGGCGAAAAGGCGCTTTACGAAGGCGGGCTTTCGGTCCGCACCTCGCTCGATCCGCAGATGCAGCTTGCCGCCCGCAAGGCGCTGCAGGACGGCCTGACGACCTACGACGAACGCCGCGGCTTCCATGGACCGCTGAAGACGATCGACACCACCGCCGATTGGGGCAAGGCGCTCGCGGAAATCCCAGCACTCTCCGACGTGCCCGAATGGCGTCTCGCCGTCGTCCTTGCCGTTTCCACCGAGAGCGTCGACATCGGCCTCCAGCCCGCCAGGGACGGTGCGGGAAAGGCTGCCGCCGAGCGCGAGCATGGCACGATCGAGGCGAACAACATGCAGTGGGCCTACCGCTCCTCGACCGGCGAGCGCAAGACGGCCAAGTCGCCGGAAGGGGTGCTATCGCCGGGCGACGTCGTCTATGTCGAGCGGCTGGGGAACGAAGGCTCGACGTCCTACCGTCTTCGCCAACCGCCGAAGGTTCAGGGCGGCCTGGTTGCCATGGATCCGAAGACCGGCCGCGTTCTTGCGATGGCAGGCGGTTTTTCCTATGGGCAATCGGAATTCAACCGCGCGACGCAAGCGATGCGCCAGCCGGGCTCTTCGTTCAAACCGTTCGTCTATGCTGCGGCCATGGACAATGGCTACACGCCGGCTTCGGTGATCATGGACGCGCCGATTGAGGTCGTCTCCGGCGGCCAGGTGTGGAGGCCGGAAAACTACGGCGGTGAGTTCAACGGTCCGTCGACGCTGCGCTCCGGCATCGAGCACTCGCGCAACCTGATGACCGTGCGCCTTGCCAATGACCTCGGCATGAACATCGTTGCCGAATATGCCGAGCGCTTCGGCATCTACGACAAGATGCCGGCGCTGCTTGCCATGTCGCTCGGCTCCGGCGAGACCACCGTGTTGCGCATGGTTTCGGCCTATTCGGTGATCGCCAACGGCGGCAAGCAGATCAAGCCGACGCTGATCGACCGCATCCAGGACCGCTACGGCAAGACGATCTTCAGACATGAGGAACGCCTCTGCGACAGCTGCAATGCCGGCGACTGGCAGAACCAGGAAGAGCCGAACATCGTCGACAACCGCGAGCAGGTTCTCGACCCGATGACGGCCTATCAGATCACCTCGATGATGCAGGGCGTCATCACCCGCGGCACTGCGGCCGGCAAGATCGACCTCGGCGAGCGCGACGTGGCCGGCAAGACCGGCACCACCAACGACGAGAAGGATGCCTGGTTCGTCGGCTTCACGCCCGACCTCGTTGCCGGCCTCTACATGGGCTTCGACAATCCGGCGCCGCTTGGCCGCGGCGGCACGGGCGGCGGCCTCTCTGCCCCGATCTTCAACGAATTCATGCAGGCAGCCGTCAAGGACATGCCGGAATCGAAGTTCGTCATCCCGCAGGGCATGAACCTGATCCCGATCGACCGCAAGACCGGCATGGCGGCGATGGAGGGCGATCCGAACACCATCATCGAGGCCTTCAAGCCCGGCACCGGCCCGGCCGACAGCTTGTCCGTCATCGGCATGGACAGCACCATGGCGCCGGAGGAAATCCTGAAGACCTCGCCGCAGGCGAACCAGGCCGTGCAGTCTGGCGCAGGCGGCCTCTACTGA